AGACGGTCTGGATCCTGCCCTTCCAGCGCAAGCTGGAAGGATGGTCGTCAAACGCAATATTCGCCTTCGAGATCCGTGCGCCCAGGCGCGTCATCGTGCCCAACGCCAGCTCGGTTGGCTGGTAACCGTTCGCCGCGAGCCAGGTCTGCGCCGTGGTGCGGGTCGTTGCCGCGCCCTCGGGCGCGATGGCGTACGCCAGCATTTCCAGCACCCAGCCATTCGAATTCTGATAGCGCGTGCTGAACGGATAGGCAGCCAGGCTGTAGTGCGGCTCGTGGTAGTCGCGCGCCTTGTTGCCAAGCAGTGCGTTCTTGAGCCGGGCCTGGACGGCGGACGCCAGGCGCCAGATCCCGGCCTGATAACGCACTGGTGCGTCAGAGAAGAAATTGATCAACCCTTCGTCGTACAGGGCCGACGTCGCCGTGCCACACGTATTGAGTTTGTGCACCACCGACCAGGCGCCGGCTGGATGCGTGCGCACGGCGAACGCCGCGTGCGAATAGGTCAGCCGGTAGGCCGACAGATCCTGCCCCACGCGCGCGATCAGGACGACTTCGTCGCCGATGCCTTCGAGCGCCGTGCGCGTGAGATCGGCCATCTGCATGCTTCGGACCAATAGCTCTGGAGAAGCGACCTGCTCCTCGCAAGGGGTTCCAGCCACAGCCGTCGACGCCGTCAACACCAGTGCGGCCGCAGCAACGGCGCGGCGCATCCTAGCTGCGCGGGCGTGAGTGGGCCATGCCGGTGCCTGGTTCGGCCAGCAGAGCGATGGTCGCCTTGCCTTTCTTGACAGCATAGCCAGCCTTGCCGACGGCTTCGATATCGATCCGGTCACCAGTCTTGAGTGCTTCGTTCTGCACGATCCGGGTCTGGATCGCCATATCGATTTTCAACTGCTGGTCGTCGCTGCGTAGTTCCAGCGCACTCTTGTCGCCCTCGGGCCGGACCGCCGCGACGCTCCAGCGTTTGGAGACGTCGATTGCAGCCTGCGAGCCTTCTGCCACTTTCTTTGCGCTCAGATAGACCACACTGAACGGCACCAGCAGCACGATGCTGCCGACCGACAGTACGGTATCGGAAGGGCCGGGCGCGGCGGCCTGGCTGGGCGCGGCGATGGTAGCGGCAAGGGTAATGGCAAGGAGGGAATGCAGACGCATGGATAGAACCTGTCAAAAATGAAAGCACCACCACGTCACCGCGCCTCGCCATAGCGAAAAATTGCAACGTGGAAATTGAATCAAAAGTCAGAGTAGCCCGATTCCCCCATTAATGCAACGAAGGTTCACTTCGGCAACAACACCCACATCGTCCCGCGCTGCTTCATGAGTCCGGCATTTTCCGTCGCTTCCGACCCGAAGCCGAAGAAGAAATCGGCCCGCACCGCGCCGCGAATTGCTCCGCCCACATCCTGCCCCATCACCAGACGCTGCAGGGGCG
This window of the Oxalobacteraceae sp. CFBP 8761 genome carries:
- a CDS encoding DUF2145 domain-containing protein, producing the protein MRRAVAAAALVLTASTAVAGTPCEEQVASPELLVRSMQMADLTRTALEGIGDEVVLIARVGQDLSAYRLTYSHAAFAVRTHPAGAWSVVHKLNTCGTATSALYDEGLINFFSDAPVRYQAGIWRLASAVQARLKNALLGNKARDYHEPHYSLAAYPFSTRYQNSNGWVLEMLAYAIAPEGAATTRTTAQTWLAANGYQPTELALGTMTRLGARISKANIAFDDHPSSLRWKGRIQTVSVESMVTWLRTLPNGCQAMGCPELQVVLPPAGP